From Phenylobacterium montanum, the proteins below share one genomic window:
- a CDS encoding cation:proton antiporter, translated as MTGAFDISPLDAAAILVVLAATLAYLNHRYLGLPQAAGLTAIGAVASMAVVGIDRLLPQSHLGQIIVQFVGGIDFHTTLMDGMLSFLLFAGALHVDWGEMRRGRWAILTLSTFGVLLSALIVGAGFYLVLMLFGLAAPFVWCVVFGALISPTDPVAVMGVLKEADVSPALKAAVAGESLFNDGVGVVLFSIVLTMALGSGPFSAIHAVKLFMLEAGGGALLGLAVGWLAFQAMRSIDDYSIEVMLSLAVVMGGYALSHWLHVSGPVAMAVAGLLIGNHGVTSAMSQTTRDYLLKFWTLIDEILNAVLFLLIGLVVVTIPASPGLLLAGAASIPLALAARTISVLLPMAAMRQVAPLGVAGSATLIWGGLRGGISIALALGLSNVTSRSAVLTATYMVVIFSVIVQGASLKPLLERLTPRAEPSK; from the coding sequence GTGACCGGGGCCTTCGACATCTCGCCGCTTGACGCCGCTGCGATCCTGGTCGTGCTCGCGGCGACTCTGGCCTATCTGAACCACCGCTATCTGGGCCTGCCGCAGGCGGCCGGACTGACCGCCATTGGCGCGGTCGCCTCGATGGCGGTCGTCGGTATCGACCGCCTGTTACCTCAAAGCCATCTCGGACAGATCATTGTCCAATTCGTAGGCGGCATCGATTTTCACACCACGCTCATGGACGGCATGCTGTCGTTCCTTCTGTTCGCGGGCGCGCTCCATGTCGATTGGGGCGAGATGCGGCGCGGCCGGTGGGCGATCCTCACGCTCAGCACATTTGGAGTCCTGCTTTCGGCTCTGATAGTCGGCGCCGGGTTTTATCTGGTCCTGATGCTGTTCGGCCTTGCGGCGCCTTTCGTCTGGTGTGTCGTCTTTGGCGCGCTGATCAGTCCCACCGACCCGGTGGCCGTCATGGGCGTCCTAAAGGAGGCTGATGTCTCGCCGGCCCTGAAAGCCGCCGTCGCCGGCGAAAGCCTGTTCAACGACGGGGTCGGGGTGGTCCTGTTCTCGATCGTGCTGACGATGGCCCTGGGCTCAGGGCCATTTTCGGCCATTCACGCCGTAAAGCTCTTCATGCTCGAGGCCGGGGGCGGGGCCTTGCTCGGGCTGGCGGTCGGGTGGCTGGCCTTCCAGGCGATGCGCTCGATAGACGATTACAGCATCGAGGTGATGCTGAGCCTGGCCGTCGTCATGGGCGGCTACGCGCTCTCTCATTGGCTGCATGTCAGTGGTCCGGTCGCCATGGCGGTCGCGGGTCTGCTGATCGGCAATCATGGCGTCACCAGTGCGATGAGCCAGACAACCCGCGATTACCTGCTCAAGTTCTGGACTCTGATCGACGAGATCCTGAATGCGGTCCTGTTCCTTTTGATCGGCCTGGTGGTCGTGACCATTCCAGCCAGTCCCGGCCTATTGCTGGCTGGCGCTGCGTCGATACCCCTCGCCTTGGCGGCGCGGACGATATCCGTGTTGCTGCCCATGGCCGCGATGCGGCAGGTCGCTCCGCTAGGCGTCGCCGGCTCCGCAACCCTGATCTGGGGCGGACTGCGCGGCGGCATCTCGATCGCCCTGGCCTTGGGCCTATCCAATGTTACGTCGCGCTCGGCTGTCCTTACGGCGACCTACATGGTCGTGATCTTTTCTGTGATCGTGCAGGGGGCGAGCCTGAAACCGCTACTGGAGCGACTGACACCTAGAGCTGAACCGTCGAAATAA
- a CDS encoding DUF389 domain-containing protein, whose protein sequence is MPIETPEPILDSHGADGVWRRLDLIRYWRDSVVAAVDHQKTLAQVNAESGWSPRYLFMILMSAGIAVLGLLVSSPAVVIGAMLISPLMNPILGLGFSLAVFDFGEARRSLTALAMGSLAAVAFTGLIVLASPLKEVTSEILARTRPNLFDLMIALFAALAGAFAVIKGQGATIVGVAIATALMPPLAVVGYGLATWNPPILFGALALFVTNFVTIAFSATVTARFYGFGHALSRHQTRLQTAVLALVFVALAIPLGLSLKQIADEVEANAQIRSVLTRQFGPTSRVTQLTVDFDARPVAVRAVVIAPRVKSRSNAVLQADLEKALGRPINLQADQLLIDQNSRGVQAQLNELQQAEAEAGERRQSSDRVAKLVAVAAGVGQGEVVLDRDDRQVTAKAKALPGADLETYRKLEQRIAASAPGWTIAIAPPFGPLPLIRFANGSDTLDDNGQEAVLTSAWAANRWNIPELGVPGLPQTGHASERPKLAERRALAIAAILKAQAIQATGERPSGRTFRLSTSTPRPAR, encoded by the coding sequence ATGCCGATCGAAACGCCGGAGCCAATCCTTGACAGCCATGGCGCGGACGGCGTCTGGCGGCGTCTGGACCTGATCCGGTATTGGCGGGACTCGGTCGTCGCGGCGGTCGACCATCAAAAGACGCTCGCGCAGGTTAACGCGGAAAGCGGCTGGTCCCCGCGTTACCTGTTCATGATCCTGATGTCGGCCGGCATCGCGGTCCTGGGCCTATTGGTGTCGTCTCCCGCCGTTGTGATCGGCGCCATGCTGATCTCGCCGCTGATGAACCCGATCCTGGGTTTGGGCTTTTCTCTCGCCGTGTTCGATTTCGGCGAAGCGCGACGCTCGTTGACCGCGCTGGCCATGGGTTCATTGGCGGCGGTCGCATTCACCGGCCTGATTGTGCTCGCTTCACCCCTCAAGGAGGTCACCAGCGAGATCCTCGCAAGGACGCGGCCGAACCTGTTCGATCTCATGATCGCCCTGTTCGCGGCGCTGGCCGGCGCCTTCGCCGTCATCAAGGGCCAGGGCGCCACCATCGTCGGCGTCGCTATCGCCACGGCGCTGATGCCGCCTCTCGCCGTCGTGGGCTACGGGCTGGCGACCTGGAATCCGCCCATCCTGTTCGGCGCCCTGGCCCTGTTCGTCACCAACTTCGTGACCATCGCCTTTTCGGCCACCGTGACCGCACGGTTCTACGGCTTTGGCCACGCGCTGTCGCGCCATCAGACACGCCTGCAGACAGCAGTGCTGGCGCTGGTCTTCGTCGCGCTCGCGATCCCGCTCGGGCTCTCGCTCAAGCAGATCGCAGACGAGGTTGAAGCCAATGCGCAGATCCGGTCTGTGCTCACCCGCCAGTTTGGCCCAACTTCGCGTGTGACCCAGCTGACGGTGGATTTCGACGCCAGGCCGGTCGCGGTCCGCGCCGTGGTGATCGCACCCCGAGTGAAGTCCCGGAGCAACGCTGTGCTACAGGCCGACCTCGAGAAAGCATTGGGTCGGCCGATAAATCTGCAAGCCGATCAGCTGCTCATCGACCAGAACAGCCGGGGCGTACAGGCTCAGCTCAATGAATTGCAGCAGGCCGAGGCCGAGGCGGGCGAGCGCCGGCAAAGCTCAGATCGCGTAGCCAAGCTTGTCGCAGTGGCGGCCGGTGTGGGACAGGGCGAGGTCGTCCTGGATCGGGATGATCGGCAGGTGACGGCGAAGGCCAAGGCGCTGCCTGGCGCGGACCTGGAAACCTACCGAAAACTGGAGCAGCGTATCGCGGCGTCAGCGCCGGGCTGGACGATCGCCATCGCCCCACCGTTCGGACCGCTGCCTTTGATCCGGTTCGCAAACGGCTCCGACACTCTTGACGACAATGGTCAGGAGGCGGTTCTCACATCGGCCTGGGCGGCCAATCGTTGGAACATCCCCGAGCTCGGCGTGCCGGGCTTGCCGCAAACCGGCCATGCGTCGGAACGTCCAAAGCTTGCCGAGCGACGAGCCCTCGCCATCGCGGCGATCTTGAAGGCCCAGGCGATCCAGGCGACGGGTGAGCGCCCATCGGGCCGCACGTTCAGGCTTTCCACTAGCACGCCGCGGCCCGCTCGGTGA